In bacterium, a single genomic region encodes these proteins:
- the proC gene encoding pyrroline-5-carboxylate reductase translates to MIQQTIGFIGAGNMAEAIIRGLLETKSCMPDQIIVTDINEIRLAHMVKTHRIRSAPDPKTMLADCTGLVLAVKPQQIENLLSEIKDEVTPAAHTVISIAAGIPTTYIEKLIGGMIKVVRVMPNTPARFLAGAAAFCLGQHATETDEILALEIFESIGIAVKIEEPLMDAVTALSGSGPAYVFKMCEMMIAAGKTMGLPAAEAELLSVQTLFGAARMLKESGQSAAELREAVTSKGGTTQAALTRLAEDGFSEIFTQALLAAKMRSRELQPKTSGD, encoded by the coding sequence GTGATTCAACAGACGATTGGATTTATCGGTGCGGGCAATATGGCGGAAGCGATTATACGCGGTCTGTTGGAAACGAAAAGCTGCATGCCGGATCAGATTATTGTGACCGATATCAATGAAATCCGTTTGGCGCATATGGTGAAGACCCACAGGATCCGGTCAGCGCCTGATCCTAAAACCATGCTGGCCGATTGCACTGGCCTGGTTTTGGCTGTAAAACCGCAGCAAATAGAAAATTTGTTATCTGAAATCAAAGATGAAGTGACACCTGCGGCACACACGGTGATTAGTATTGCGGCAGGAATTCCAACCACCTATATCGAGAAATTGATCGGTGGCATGATTAAGGTGGTGCGGGTCATGCCGAATACACCGGCACGTTTTCTGGCAGGCGCTGCGGCATTTTGTCTGGGACAGCATGCGACAGAGACGGATGAAATACTTGCACTGGAAATTTTTGAATCGATTGGAATTGCCGTCAAAATAGAGGAACCGTTGATGGATGCCGTCACCGCACTTTCCGGTTCGGGACCTGCATATGTGTTTAAAATGTGTGAAATGATGATCGCTGCCGGAAAAACAATGGGACTCCCTGCTGCGGAAGCTGAACTCCTTTCTGTTCAGACACTATTTGGTGCTGCCAGGATGTTGAAAGAAAGCGGGCAGTCTGCCGCTGAATTACGTGAAGCAGTTACCTCAAAAGGCGGGACCACTCAGGCGGCCTTGACACGTTTGGCTGAAGATGGGTTTTCTGAAATTTTTACCCAGGCATTGTTGGCGGCGAAAATGCGGAGTCGTGAATTACAACCCAAAACGAGCGGGGACTAG